From Lawsonia intracellularis PHE/MN1-00, the proteins below share one genomic window:
- the nrdD gene encoding anaerobic ribonucleoside-triphosphate reductase: MLTYYLDKKCIITNAIEYTEKETFQAMEALVYNLNTMHSCVGVQILYSSISHGTDTSSEGHMIT, encoded by the coding sequence ATGTTAACCTACTATTTAGATAAAAAGTGTATTATTACTAATGCAATAGAATATACTGAAAAAGAAACATTCCAGGCAATGGAAGCCCTAGTTTATAATTTAAATACAATGCATTCTTGTGTAGGAGTCCAAATTCTTTATAGCTCCATTAGCCATGGTACAGACACAAGCTCTGAAGGGCATATGATTACTTGA
- a CDS encoding 4Fe-4S cluster-binding domain-containing protein: protein MHGVTFSGGEPFFQSNSLANLAKQFKVIGYLLSYTGFLFEELLTDNN, encoded by the coding sequence ATACATGGTGTTACTTTTAGTGGTGGGGAACCATTTTTTCAAAGCAACTCCTTGGCGAACTTAGCAAAACAATTTAAGGTTATAGGATATCTGTTAAGTTATACTGGATTTCTTTTTGAAGAACTTCTTACAGATAATAACTAG
- a CDS encoding ComEC/Rec2 family competence protein has translation MKNQSPQQQILSIALLTKNKKIIIFDGGTKADSNHLSSFINEHGGKVSAWFLTHLHDDHTGALSEILLDDNITIDNIYYNFPPPEWVEEHEPMYSSHLTMIVEPLKKMAYLNNQKKIQKGDTFSIDGVTITVLNDFDLSITRNGVNNTSFVYDVMIAGKRMLVLGDLGEEGGERLLAEYGNTLKADIVQMSHHGQRGVQKEVYTAISPRICLWPTPLFLWENDCSYGPSSGTWEINKVKTWMEEVGVRVHYVSGLQEDDIVIE, from the coding sequence ATGAAAAATCAGTCTCCACAACAACAAATACTTTCAATTGCACTTTTAACCAAAAACAAAAAAATTATTATATTTGACGGTGGTACAAAAGCAGATAGTAACCATCTTTCTTCTTTTATTAATGAGCATGGAGGAAAAGTATCAGCTTGGTTTTTAACACATTTACATGATGATCACACAGGTGCACTTTCAGAAATTCTTCTTGATGATAACATAACAATCGATAATATATACTACAATTTCCCACCTCCAGAATGGGTTGAAGAGCATGAACCCATGTACTCATCGCATCTTACTATGATAGTAGAGCCTTTAAAGAAAATGGCTTATTTAAATAATCAAAAGAAGATACAAAAAGGTGATACATTTTCGATAGATGGTGTTACAATCACTGTTCTCAATGATTTTGATCTTTCAATAACTAGAAATGGTGTAAATAATACATCATTTGTATATGATGTAATGATTGCAGGGAAACGTATGTTGGTTTTAGGAGACTTAGGTGAAGAAGGTGGAGAACGGCTTTTAGCTGAGTATGGAAACACATTGAAAGCAGACATTGTTCAAATGTCACACCATGGACAACGAGGTGTACAAAAAGAGGTATATACTGCAATTAGTCCTAGAATTTGTTTATGGCCAACACCATTATTTTTGTGGGAGAATGACTGTAGTTATGGTCCTAGTTCTGGGACATGGGAAATAAATAAGGTTAAAACATGGATGGAAGAGGTAGGTGTTAGAGTACACTATGTTTCTGGGTTACAAGAAGATGATATCGTTATTGAATAG
- a CDS encoding polysaccharide deacetylase family protein has protein sequence MKYVVCLLCVILFYYFCSAGTLYDLWGPSLYSSFPSDSRNALPNDASIPKNYIPICSLPPLLNTIGTIRRVDVPGDKKVVALTFDMCELATKTTGYDTAIINFLRLHQIPATLFLGGKWMRTHSERAMQLIADPLFEIGNHAWTHGNFGIMSEAKMKEQVLWTQAQYEILRKQVIERIKLKNFLLPTIPECMQLFRLPYGRCTGQALKLLAELGFYVIQWDVVAEVHNNNSIQGLEQYVVKNVKSGSIILFHANCVPIGSAELLKKTVELLKRQGYQFVTVSTLLTMGKPQYTMDGYFTSPGDNLSLDTKFGIDGTGLK, from the coding sequence ATGAAATATGTTGTTTGTCTTTTATGTGTGATATTATTTTATTATTTCTGTAGTGCAGGGACACTATATGATCTATGGGGTCCTTCACTGTATTCTTCTTTCCCTTCTGATAGTCGAAATGCTCTTCCTAATGATGCATCAATCCCTAAAAATTATATTCCTATATGCTCACTACCACCCCTTTTAAATACAATTGGCACAATCCGTAGAGTTGACGTACCAGGTGATAAAAAAGTTGTAGCTTTAACTTTTGATATGTGTGAACTTGCTACAAAAACAACAGGTTATGATACAGCTATCATCAATTTTTTGCGTTTACATCAAATCCCAGCTACATTGTTTCTTGGGGGTAAATGGATGAGAACCCATTCTGAAAGAGCTATGCAGCTTATTGCTGATCCTCTTTTTGAAATCGGTAATCATGCATGGACTCATGGTAATTTTGGGATTATGAGTGAAGCAAAGATGAAAGAACAAGTATTATGGACACAGGCACAATATGAAATTTTAAGAAAACAAGTTATTGAGCGCATCAAATTAAAAAATTTTCTACTACCTACTATCCCTGAGTGTATGCAATTATTTCGTCTACCATACGGAAGATGTACAGGGCAGGCCTTAAAATTACTTGCAGAACTAGGGTTTTATGTTATCCAATGGGATGTTGTTGCTGAAGTTCATAACAATAATAGTATACAGGGATTAGAGCAGTATGTTGTCAAAAATGTAAAAAGTGGTTCAATTATTTTATTTCATGCTAACTGTGTTCCTATTGGTTCTGCTGAGTTACTTAAAAAAACTGTAGAATTATTGAAACGTCAAGGATACCAGTTTGTTACTGTAAGCACTTTGCTTACAATGGGTAAGCCTCAATATACAATGGATGGTTATTTCACATCGCCTGGAGATAACCTTTCATTAGATACAAAATTTGGCATTGATGGAACAGGATTAAAGTAA
- a CDS encoding class I SAM-dependent methyltransferase, producing the protein MKKYLFEAFDGLNRLAPGSTESTQQAIKLLPADFLPKKILDIGCGVGESTLLLAKHFSNAEIIAIDNNQQYINELESKATNNIKPKVMSMFEMDFEPESFDLIWSEGSIYIAGFQTGLKDWKKFLKNNGYFVCSEISWLIDQYSDASKYFWNEAYPEIDTIENNLQKIQSAGYKVLGHFVLPKSNWKENYYAPLQKNLERMKTTYNNDEKAQQVIALIQSEIDLYKENSDDYSYVFYIMKKI; encoded by the coding sequence ATGAAAAAATATCTTTTTGAAGCATTTGATGGATTAAACAGGCTTGCTCCAGGAAGTACTGAAAGTACTCAACAAGCTATTAAACTTTTACCTGCTGACTTTTTACCTAAAAAGATTCTTGATATTGGTTGTGGAGTTGGTGAAAGTACTCTTTTACTAGCTAAGCATTTTAGTAATGCTGAAATAATAGCTATTGATAATAACCAACAATATATCAATGAACTGGAAAGCAAAGCTACAAACAATATCAAGCCAAAAGTGATGTCAATGTTTGAAATGGACTTTGAGCCAGAAAGCTTTGATCTTATCTGGTCAGAAGGTTCAATATATATTGCAGGATTTCAAACTGGTTTAAAAGACTGGAAAAAATTTCTAAAAAATAACGGATACTTTGTTTGCTCTGAAATAAGCTGGTTAATAGATCAATACTCAGATGCAAGTAAGTATTTTTGGAATGAAGCTTACCCTGAAATCGATACAATCGAGAACAACTTACAAAAAATTCAATCTGCAGGCTATAAAGTCTTAGGACATTTTGTTTTACCTAAAAGTAATTGGAAAGAAAATTACTATGCTCCTCTCCAAAAAAATCTTGAAAGAATGAAGACTACCTATAATAATGATGAAAAAGCTCAACAAGTTATAGCACTAATACAATCCGAAATCGATTTATATAAAGAAAATTCAGATGATTACAGCTATGTCTTTTATATAATGAAAAAGATATAA